GCTGCGCGCCGGTGAAAAACTGCGCTGGCGCCTGCTGGAGGAACACGCGTGAGTGAAGACAATTTCGACGATGAGCTGGACGGTCAAGGTGGCGGCGGCGGTTCCCGTCATCCGATGGCAGCACGTTTTCGCGGCTATCTGCCGGTTGTTGTCGACGTAGAAACCGGTGGCTTCAACGCAGCCACTGATGCCCTGCTGGAGATTGCCGCGACCACCATCGCCATGGATGAAAAGGGTTTCGTCTACCCGGATCACACCTACTTCTTCCGTGTCGAGCCGTTCGAAGGTGCCAACGTCGAAGCGGCAGCGCTGGAGTTCACCGGGATCAAGCTTGATCATCCGCTGCGCATGGCCGTCAGTGAAGAAACCGCGCTGACCGATATTTTCCGTGGCATCCGCAAGGCGCTGAAAGCCAACGGCTGCAAGCGGGCGATTCTGGTCGGGCACAACAGCAGCTTCGACCTGGGCTTTCTCAACGCAGCAGTTGCGCGCCTGGACATGAAGCGCAACCCGTTCCACCCGTTCTCCAGCTTCGACACCGCGACCCTGGCGGGTCTGGCGTACGGTCAGACTGTACTGGCGAAAGCCTGTCAGGCCGCTGGCATCGATTTCGACGGTCGTGAAGCGCACTCGGCGCGTTACGACACCGAAAAGACCGCTGAGCTGTTCTGCGGCATCGTCAATCGCTGGAAGCAGATGGGCGGCTGGGAAGACTTCGACGACTGATCCTCGGCGAACAAACCCCGCGCATGAAAAAACCGGCCGCATGGGCCGGTTTTTTTGTACCTCGACGTTGCGCCTTAAAGGGCAGCAGCGTTCTCGGTCAGGTAAGCCGCAACGCCTTCTGGCGAAGCGTTCATGCCTTTGTCGCCTTTCTTCCAGTTGGCCGGGCAGACTTCGCCGTGCTCTTCGTGGAATTGCAGTGCGTCGACCAGACGAATCAGCTCTTCCATGTTACGGCCCAGCGGCAGGTCGTTGATGATCTGCGAACGAACCACGCCTTTGTCGTCGATCAGGAACGCGCCACGGAAAGCCACGCCGCCTTCGGATTCAACGTCGTAAGCCTTGGCGATGTCGTGCTTCA
This genomic interval from Pseudomonas koreensis contains the following:
- the rnt gene encoding ribonuclease T, which gives rise to MSEDNFDDELDGQGGGGGSRHPMAARFRGYLPVVVDVETGGFNAATDALLEIAATTIAMDEKGFVYPDHTYFFRVEPFEGANVEAAALEFTGIKLDHPLRMAVSEETALTDIFRGIRKALKANGCKRAILVGHNSSFDLGFLNAAVARLDMKRNPFHPFSSFDTATLAGLAYGQTVLAKACQAAGIDFDGREAHSARYDTEKTAELFCGIVNRWKQMGGWEDFDD